The genomic stretch GCACCAGGCATCTTGTTTCATCGTCATCTAAAAAGAAATCTTCTAAAATTTTCTCGTACGTATACGGACGATCTTTCCCTTCATAATAAGTTAATACCGCAGGATCTGTTAACCACTTTAAAAGGAAATTTTCATCTCCGTCTTTTAGATAACGGATGCTCACATCTCCTTTTTCAATAATAGAATACATTTAGATCCTCCTAACTGATTTTATTCTTCTATAACTCCTTTTTACTTTATCGGAATAGCCTTACATAATATAAATGAAAGCTGGAAAAATTTTTTAGAAAAAAATACACATTAATAGTAATAACATTACCCTATTTCGGGTATACTAATAAGTTTAGGATGTATCAATGTGATCATTAGTATGTTACACTAAGGGAAACTTATTAGAGATGGGATATGATAAACATATATGGGAAAATACATGATTGACCACCAAAAACAAATTGTCCATAGGACAGCTTACGCTGGTGATGAATGTCATTTACCCGATACTCCGATTAAAGACCGAACTGAGGCCAATCATGAACAAGAATTGCTTGTTTATTTAAGGCAAAAGGGATACAGTAAATGTGCCTCATGCTTTTTTGGCTCAACCTTTGAAGAATCTTACCAATTCGAGAATCCATATAGACATGCATAAGTAAGGATGACGATAAAATAAATTAGAATAAACTTATTCTAGAGGCAAGGATGCCACATCCTTGCCTCTTTTTTTTACTTATCAACCTTAACTAACATAATAACAACTTGATGTGATTCGCTTCGCTAATAGTCGGTTTGTTTATTATTGATAACTTTCCATCTCTAATAACTTCTTTAATTGTTAGCGATTTCACGATATAATGCAATTGGTCGCTTTTTTCTGAACACTTTTTTTATTCAAGAGTTTGTATTTTCATGTTACATAAAAGGAGTTGATATGTTATATTCATAACTATGTTTTTATAAAAATACGTTTAGTTTGATAGAAAATCCGTTGCGAAACGACAGAGGTGACACTACGTGAACAGTACTCATCAAAGAAAAGTAACTTCAGAAGGTTTATTAAAATTCATAATTCCATCTCTCATTGGTATTTTCTTATTCATGATTCCAATCCCCAATGATGAAGGTGTTACCATTCCAATAGCGAAAATGGCTGGTTGGTTACAAGGCTTATTTGGAACAACCATTCCTTTTTCTCTACCTGCTCTTATGACGATTATTATTTCGATAACTGCTTTACTAAGTGCCTATGCAGTTATCACAAAACCTGATTGGATTACAAATCGTCCATTTCTCACCAGTCTGCTTCAAGTATCATGGGTCTGGGTGATCGCTCGTGTTCTGGGCATGATTTTTGCCATCTTAACTCTTTATCAGATTGGTCCTGAATGGATATGGTCAGATGCCACTGGTGGTTTGTTATTAAATGATCTCATTCCTATACTTTTTTCTGTATTTTTATTTGCAGGGCTCTTTTTACCACTGCTCTTAAATTTCGGTCTGTTAGAATTTTGCGGTACGCTTCTTACGAAGATAATGAGACCGATCTTCACACTGCCTGGTCGCTCCTCGATCGATTGCCTTGCATCATGGATGGGCGATGGAACGATTGGCGTATTATTAACAAGCAAACAGTATGAAGAAGGCTATTATACAAAACGTGAAGCAGCGGTTATTGGAACGACCTTCTCAGTTGTTTCGATTACGTTTAGTATTGTCGTACTTCAACAAATGAAGCTTGAGCAATATTTCATTCCCTACTATTTAACGATCGTACTAGCAGGTGTTGTAGCAGCAGTTATTATGCCTAGGATACCGCCTTTATCGCGTAAGCCAGATACTACTTATGAAACAGCGGCTGAAGCACCGGATGACACTATCCCAGAAGAGCACTCTCGTTTTCAATGGGGTGTCCTTCAAGCAACAAAGACTGCTGAAGATAATCGCGCTTCAAATGTCATTAAAGGCGGCGTACAAAATGTGCTCGACATGTGGATGGGCGTAATCCCAATCGTAATGGCGATTGGAACAGTTGCTTTAATTATTGCTGAAACAACGCCACTATTTAGTTACCTTGGTGCTCCATTCGTTCCAATTCTTAATTTAATGCAAGTACCAGAAGCAGCTGAGGCAGCTCAAACTATGGTAATTGGATTTGCAGATATGTTTTTACCAGCGATTATCGGTGCAGATATTGAAAGTGATTTAACCCGCTTTGTAATTGCCAGTCTTTCAGTTTCCCAGCTCATCTATATGTCTGAAGTTGGTGGTTTATTGCTAGGTTCCAAAGTACCTGTTCGATTTATTGATTTATTTATTATTTTTCTAGAGCGTACGATTATTTCACTACCAATAATTGTAGTAATGGCACATATTATTTTTTAACGAGAAAAACCGGGACAAATTTGTTCCGGTTTTTTTCTTTTTCTTTTTCTTTTAATTGCTTTATAGCTTCTTAATTACAATTATAAGTTTCTTTATATAAATTACGGTATATGAAATTTTATTAATTGTCAAAATAAAACAGCGGCAATTAAGCCGCTGTTTCGTTTTACTTATTAAAATTAATCACAATTTTTCCTTTTGCATGATGAGATTCGCTTAGCTCATGTGCTTTTTGAATACCTTCTTGACTAAACGGAAAGCGATGGCCAATCGTAGCTTTAATATGACCATTTTCCATCAAGGACGCGATCTCTTTTAACTGCTCCCCATTTGGCTCAAGCCAAACGTTTCCAGATCTAACGCCTTTTTCTTTTGCCTTTTCTTGATCAGGTTCACCAACGATTGAAACAAGGCGACCTCCACCACGCAAAACGTTAAAACTTTTTTCTTGTATGTCTCCTCCCATTGTATCAAGGACGACATCATACTCTTCTAATTCTTCCGAGAAATCTTGCTCCCGATAATTAATGACTTTGTCAGCGCCAAGTGATTTTAAATAATCTTCATTCTTACCACTGGCGGTAGTAGCTACGTAGGCACCCTTGTATTTTGCAAGCTGAATAGCAAAGCTTCCTACGCCACCTGCACCAGCGTGGATTAGTACTTTTTCATCCTTTTGAATATCGGCGAAATCAATTAAACATTGCCACGCGGTTAATCCTACTAGTGGTACAGATGCCGCTTCTTCATAAGAAATGCCATCGGGAATAGGTGCTAATAAATGATCATCTACGACAACTTCCTCTGCATATGTACCATTTGCTGTTGTTGCCGGTCTCGCAAATACTCGGTCGCCTTCTTTTAATCCTTCAACAGATGAACCGACTTCTTTAATCACGCCAGCAATATCCCACCCAAGAATAATAGGAAAGTTAAAAGGAAGCATTTCTTTTAAATAACCTTCTCTTAATTTCCAATCAATCGGGTTAATTGAAGTTGCATAGCTCGTTACCACGACCTGATTTTTGTCCGGCGTTGGTGATGACACCTCTTTTTCAACTAGCTCATCTTTACCGCCGTATTGTTCGATTACAACTGCTTTCATAGTAGAAAACTCCTTTCAATCAATGTCTCTCTACTATGTTCCCTTTCTTTCCTCTTTTCTAAACAGTCGAACTGTCGATACGATCAAATTTAGATAAAGTAATTATGTTTTGGACAGTTAGTATTCCCTGCCATTCTTTTTTAGCAATTTCCCAATCATTTTCAAATTGTCCCCATGCCCAGGTTGGTTCCCAGCTTCCATTCTCATGCTGATTTTCAATTAAATAATCTAAATTCACATTCAACTCCTGGTTAAGTTCTTTAGCAAAAGGCGATTGAACAGAGTCCACCAGGAAAAGAGGCTGAACTCCATAATGATCCCATTTTTCTGGACGATCCACAATGTATGATAGTTTCTTTTCAATCTTCTTGTGAATCTTTTGTTGTACTTCTGCGCCTGCTAGCCTTCCTAAGCGTAGATAACATTGCACCTCATGAATTTCATATTCATTTAATTGACTAAGATGATCCAATACCTTATTTATTGCCTCTTTTGTGACATGATGGTGCGCGTTATAGTGGAGGAGATATCCAACGATCTCAGCGTCAGGATTAGCAGAATAGGAGGATTCCTTTTCCGATACATGCCACCACGGTGCATGCGGAACATCATTCACAAGATTAGGCACCGCCTGCCAATCTTTCCTATCCTCTCGAAAAGTTTCAAGGAAATACTTCGTACCTTCAACAATAAAAGGATGGTGAGCGTTTACTCCAAGACGGTTGAGATATTGAAATGCTACCGTTGTGGCTAAGGGAGATGATTCTTGCAAACGAAAATCAGGCTCAATATGATTCCCAAAACCACCATCTTCATTTCGGAAAGCTTCAAGTTCGTGAAGAACTCTCTCTTTGTCTCCATTCCCAGTCCAGTATGCGAAAAACTCCCGGTCGAGCGGTCTTGCATGTAGTGCTATAAATTCACTTGCTTTTTCATACTGTCCCTTTGATAAGGTTTTCATATTTATCATTCCTTTCAATCTTTTTCTCACTTAAAGCTATTTCTGGATGATGTTTTTATCTCCTGCCTTCTTGAAATTATTACTCTAAATAAGTAGAGTAATAGAAAGAAAGCGATTTCAAAAAGAGGAGGATGTTTATGAATATCATGATCATTGGGGCAGGTGCACTTGGTACATATTTTGGATCCAGATGGATAGAAAGCGGTGCGAACGTGTCGTTTTTTGTACGTGAAGGAAGAAAAAAGCAAATAGAACGTGAAGGATTACAGGTTACAAGTGTAAAAGGTGACACAAGAATCTCGTCTCCTATACTTCTGACAAACCCTTCTCAAGCTTCTTCACCTGATTTAGTATTGTTAGGCGTAAAAGGATACCACCTTGGTGAAACGATTCCAGTACTTAAAGAGTTTGTAGCAAAAGGAGCAAAGGTACTTCCCATTCTAAATGGTATTGAACATATTTCCATTCTAAAAGAAAAACTTGGGGAAGAAGCCGTTTTAGGTGGATTATCTTATATTATTGCAACACTTGATAACCGCGGCCATGTCTATCATACGAGTGAACTACATGAATTAATTTTTGGTCCGCTTCATCCATCTCAAAAAGAAATTTGCGCTTTATTAAATGGAATAAATAAACATGCTAATTTTAACTCTCAATTAACTTCTAACATTGAAGAAGAGATGTGGAAAAAATATATGTTTATTTCCGCTATGTCTGGTGTAACAACAGCTGGTGATATACATACAGGAATCATTCGAGAAGTGCCCGAGACACTCAAACTTGTAGAAGATGTGATGTTAGAAGTTAAAACTCTTGCTTCTCACTATGACATTTCCATCAATCAAGAGGATATCGATCGGCGCATGGAATCATTTCATTCCCTACCATACGAAGCAACATCATCAATGCATCAAGATAAGAGAAAGAAAAATAAACTAGAAGTCGAACATCTTCAAGGTGGGGCTTTACGCCTTGCTGAGCAGGTACAGTTAAAGCTTCCTTATACGGAAACGCTCTACCGTTTAATTAAACCTTTCGAAACTCAGAAAAGTTAATAAAAAAAAGCGAGGATCTCTCCTCGCTTTTTTCTATGCTTTCACCCTGGATTCTGATAAAAATAAGCTTTTCGGATTTTCTTCAAATAAAATAGTTATCGTTTCATCCGAAATACCTGCCGCCTTCAATTTAGGAATTATCTCTTCAAAAAGATACACCGGCTGCCAGTTTGCCATGATTTTTTCGACTTCTTCCGGTAGAACAGGGGGACGTCCCATCCAGTAGTTAACGGTATCATGTGAGAGCATAATTTGTTTTTCATATCCGCTATTCAGTAATCCAATTAACGTAATGAGACGCTCTTTATCGTAAGGCGCGCCAACGAGTCCCTGTATCCCAAAACGATCGAACCCGATGTTCACTCCCCATTCTAATGTTTTCAAATGGTATGCAGCATCTGTATTGCCACACATATGACCGATGATAATGGACTGTGGATTTACGCCATCTTCCACAAGCAGCTTCGCCTGTTCAGGGCCCATTGTTCCTTCCTGCGTATGGGTTAATAGTGAAATACCTGTTTCTTTATGAACTCGGGCAGCCGCTTTAAAAAACATCTTTTCATAATCCGTTATCTGATCTTTACTGGATGCTAACTTGATAATGCCTGGTTTAATTCCAGTCGTTCCAATGCCGTCTGTTATTTCTTTGATAAACATTTCGTAAATATCTTCTTCCGCCGTACCAAGACCTTGCCTAAACTTGAAATAAGGCGTTGCTCCTTCTCCTTCATAGTAGTAACCTGTCGCACAAATAATTTGAAGGCCAGTCTCTGTTGATATTTTCTGAAGAAGCTCTGGATTTCGCCCACATTCATTTGGTGTTGGATCTACAACGGTTTTCACACCGTGCGCCATAACACTTTCAGCCACTGAAATCCCAACTCGAAGCGCCTCCTGGAAATCAAAAGCACCAAGTGAAATATCGCCACTAAATCCAGGATAACCAAAAGCAAAATGTTCATGAACTAGTGTTTTTCCCAGCTGATCAATCGCGATTGGTCCAGTAACCGTTTCGACTGTTTTCCCCACCTTACTTCACTCCCTCTGCTTTTTGTCGTTCGTTATCCTGGAGCTTTCTCCATAAAATCTTACCACTACTCGTTGTTGGAAAAGCGTCCATAAACTCAATCATTCTTGGGTATTTATAAGCAGCCATCTGCTCTTTAGACCATTCGATAATCTCTTCTTCTGTAACTTTTCCTTTATCATTTTCATTTAAAATGACGAAAGCTTTCACTGTTTCGCCGCGCCTTGGATCCGGTACACCAACGACACAAGCTTGTTGAACAGCTGGATGCTTATATAAAATTGATTCTACTTCTGTTGGCCAGACTTTAAAGCCTGAGGCATTGACCATGCGTTTCACACGATCAATCATAAAGAAGTATCCCTCTTCATCATAGCGACCGATATCTCCTGTTCGGAAAAAAGACTTTCCATCCAGTTCAATGAACGAACTGCGGTTTTCATCGTCACGATTGTAATAGCCATTAAACACCTGTGGACCGTTCACAATGATTTCGCCAGGCTCACCAGGACCGAGCTCCTTCATTGTATTTGGATCGATGACACGTGCATCTACATCGAACGACGGTACACCAAGACACTGGAGTTTAGGAAAATCTGGTGGGTTGAAATGTGTATGAGAAATCGTTTCAGATAACCCGTATCCTTCTATAAATCGTAATCCTGTTAAGTTGTATAATTTCTCTCCAACCGCAGCTGGTAAGGGCGCGCCTCCCCCTGCAAGTACTTTCAATGATGAAATGGAGTAGTTTGGTAGATTTGGATTCGAAAGAAAATCGATTAACATCGTACTAATATTCACCCAATTAGCAACTTCATATTGTTCAATATATTTCGCTGCCAAACTGCGATCCCAACGTGTCATAATAACCATTGGTGCCCCACTATAAATCGGTGCATGCATACTATGAAGCATTCCGGTTACGTGAAACAATGGAAGCGTTACAAGATGCATGCCATCCGCGGTAATATTCATCCACTGAGATGCGCCTACCGCATTCGCTTGTAAGGTGCGATTCGGATGGATACACCCTTTTGGTAAACCTGTTGTACCAGAAGTATATGGCATAACCGCAACGTCATCGATCGTACGTACATATTCTCCAGGTACATGCGAATGATGAATCGCATCTTCCCACGTATAGTGGTTTGGTTTATTTACTCTTTTTGCCTCTAAAGCCACTTCTGCAGGCATATCACTTTCATTACCAGCATAGTGAGAATAGGCTACCGTAATCACATTAGTAAGAGTTGTTGTGTTCACTAAAGGCTCTACTTTCTCATATAACTCCTGACCTACAATAGCAGTTTTAATTTCGCAATCTTTAATATAAAAAGATAGCTCTTCTGCTGTTAACATTGGGTTAATTGGGACAACGACGGCGTTAGCTCTTAAAATTGCATAGTAGCTAATTACGAACTGTGCTGAATTTTGCATAAAAAGAAGAACATTTTCTCCCTCTTTTACATGCAACTGTTCAAGAAATGCTGCAGTTTGATCGACTTCATGAAGTAACTCTTTATACGTCATCTTTGCGCCGTAATAAAGAATCGCTTCTTTATTTGGGTACCGTTTAGCAGATACTGTGAGGTTATCATAAATCGTTGTTTCAGGAATGGTTAGTGAATAGGGTACTCGTTTAGGCCAGAATTGAAAATGATTTGTTTGCATCTTGTTAGATCCCCTTTCAACTTCTCTTAATTTTCCACTTTCACAACTTTCCCATCTTCAACTGCTCCAATAGCAGGTTTCCAGTCAAATGCCCCGCCATTATAAATACCTGTTAAGTGCCAAACCATCTTTTCATCAGGAAGTGATTGGATAGCGGCATCCATGCTCTCCATAATTTTCGTTGGATCTTCGACTGAACCTGATTCAGACATGGCATTGACAATGACATGCATCGCTTGATAGTTAAATGCACCTTCAGCAGTTGGAATTCGGTCAAAACGCTCTTTGTATTGACTTATAAACTCTTCTGCACCTGGCGCATCGCTATCAATAATTGGTAGTGCTCCAATTGTTCCCTCTAACTGATCAAGTCCACCTAGTACCGGCTCAATCTCCTCAATTTTTGCTTGGTCCATCAGCATAAATCCACCTTCAAAGCCCAATTCTCTAGCTTGTTTAATAACGAGGGCTGTTGGCTGTGATGGTCCCCCTACAAAAAGCACATCAGGATTGTTGCTTAATGCTTTTGTAACAATTGAGAAAAAGTCAGTATCTTTACTAAAATCAATGGACCCTTCAAAAACGACTTCCCCACCATTCTCTTTCCAAACTGGTTTTAGTGCTTCTGTCCAGTCTTTTCCGTACTGAGATGAGGTTGGTAGCATTGCAATTTTCTTACCAAACCGTTCCATTTGATAGTTTGTAAAAGCTTCAGGATATGCGCTATACGCAGGTGGAATTCCTAATGTAAGGGAATTATCCTGTTCCATAATTTTGGGTTCACTTGTATAGGCTGCGATTAAAAATTCTTCTTGTTCATTAAATACTTGTGTTGCGAAAACACCACCGCTATGTGGAACAAAAACAATCGGCGTATCATTTTCTTGAACAAGCCTTCTCGCATTCGTTCCTGTTTCATTAGGCAAATACTGATCATCAAGCGTTACGAGATTGACCCCATATTTTTTGCCATCAACTTCAAAACCTTCCTTGTTAATTTCATCTGCAGCCATCTCTAAACCACTTAACGTATTCTCTCCGTAGTAAGCTGCTGGTCCACTTAAAGGACCACTAAATCCAATATTCACAGTATTTTCGAATGTCGTATCTGCACTTGTATCCTTGCTCGTATCTTTCGGTTCATTTGTATTTGAAGCCCCTTCATTACTAGAGTTACTAACAGAACCTGCCGCACATCCCGCCACTACGATCATTCCGATCAACATCACCATGTAAACAAAAAGCTTTATCCCGATTCTCATTGTTCTCCCCCTATTCAAATCGATTCCGTTTTTTATGCCCCAATATAAGCTTTTCGAATTTGGTCATTAGACAAAAGTTCCTCTTTACTTCCTTCAAGAACAATCTTGCCACTTTCAATCACATAGCCACGGTTAGAAATTTGTAGGGCAGCATTGGCGTTTTGCTCAGCTAGAAGAATCGTTGTTCCCTGTTCATTGATATCCTCAATAATATGAAACATTTGCTCCACAATGAGGGGAGCAAGTCCTAATGAAGGTTCATCTAGTAAAAGAACTTTCGGTTTTGCCATTAATGCTCGTCCAATCGCTAACATTTGCTGTTGACCACCACTTAGAGAACCTGCTGCCTCATGCCGCTTATCATATAAAATAGGAAAAAGGGAATACACCTCCTTTAAGCTCTGTTCCACTTCTTTGCGACGTTTTCGATGAACAAAGCTGCCCATTTTCAAATTTTCGTAAACGGACATTTGTGGAAACAACTTTCTACCTTCAGGACATTGAACGATCCCTTCTTTCACTAAAGAGTGAGGCGATTTTCCAGTTAACTTACGATCCATAAAAACCACATCACCAGAGGCTGGTTTCATCAAACCACTGATCGTACGAAAGATTGTACTTTTTCCAGCTCCGTTTGCACCAAGTAAGACCACTGTTTCACCTTTTTTTACTTCGAGTGAAATGTGATGAAGTACGGAAGAAGCGCCATAGTTCACATTAATATTGTTTAACTGGAGCATGCGCTTCACCTCCAAGATAGGCTTGAATAACTGCTTCATTTTGACGAATTTCTTCAGGTCGCCCTTCTGCAATTTTCTTCCCGTGATTTAAGACAACGATTTGATCAGCAAGGCTCATGATCATTGGCATCTTATGTTCAATTAAACAGACAGTAATGCCGTGATCTGCCATTTTTCTCATTAAATATGCTAGCCCATCCGTCTCGTCAGGATTAACTCCAGCGGCCGGTTCATCAAGAAGAACA from Bacillus sp. Cs-700 encodes the following:
- a CDS encoding YjiH family protein — protein: MNSTHQRKVTSEGLLKFIIPSLIGIFLFMIPIPNDEGVTIPIAKMAGWLQGLFGTTIPFSLPALMTIIISITALLSAYAVITKPDWITNRPFLTSLLQVSWVWVIARVLGMIFAILTLYQIGPEWIWSDATGGLLLNDLIPILFSVFLFAGLFLPLLLNFGLLEFCGTLLTKIMRPIFTLPGRSSIDCLASWMGDGTIGVLLTSKQYEEGYYTKREAAVIGTTFSVVSITFSIVVLQQMKLEQYFIPYYLTIVLAGVVAAVIMPRIPPLSRKPDTTYETAAEAPDDTIPEEHSRFQWGVLQATKTAEDNRASNVIKGGVQNVLDMWMGVIPIVMAIGTVALIIAETTPLFSYLGAPFVPILNLMQVPEAAEAAQTMVIGFADMFLPAIIGADIESDLTRFVIASLSVSQLIYMSEVGGLLLGSKVPVRFIDLFIIFLERTIISLPIIVVMAHIIF
- a CDS encoding NADP-dependent oxidoreductase, with amino-acid sequence MKAVVIEQYGGKDELVEKEVSSPTPDKNQVVVTSYATSINPIDWKLREGYLKEMLPFNFPIILGWDIAGVIKEVGSSVEGLKEGDRVFARPATTANGTYAEEVVVDDHLLAPIPDGISYEEAASVPLVGLTAWQCLIDFADIQKDEKVLIHAGAGGVGSFAIQLAKYKGAYVATTASGKNEDYLKSLGADKVINYREQDFSEELEEYDVVLDTMGGDIQEKSFNVLRGGGRLVSIVGEPDQEKAKEKGVRSGNVWLEPNGEQLKEIASLMENGHIKATIGHRFPFSQEGIQKAHELSESHHAKGKIVINFNK
- a CDS encoding 2-dehydropantoate 2-reductase, whose protein sequence is MNIMIIGAGALGTYFGSRWIESGANVSFFVREGRKKQIEREGLQVTSVKGDTRISSPILLTNPSQASSPDLVLLGVKGYHLGETIPVLKEFVAKGAKVLPILNGIEHISILKEKLGEEAVLGGLSYIIATLDNRGHVYHTSELHELIFGPLHPSQKEICALLNGINKHANFNSQLTSNIEEEMWKKYMFISAMSGVTTAGDIHTGIIREVPETLKLVEDVMLEVKTLASHYDISINQEDIDRRMESFHSLPYEATSSMHQDKRKKNKLEVEHLQGGALRLAEQVQLKLPYTETLYRLIKPFETQKS
- a CDS encoding phosphotriesterase — protein: MGKTVETVTGPIAIDQLGKTLVHEHFAFGYPGFSGDISLGAFDFQEALRVGISVAESVMAHGVKTVVDPTPNECGRNPELLQKISTETGLQIICATGYYYEGEGATPYFKFRQGLGTAEEDIYEMFIKEITDGIGTTGIKPGIIKLASSKDQITDYEKMFFKAAARVHKETGISLLTHTQEGTMGPEQAKLLVEDGVNPQSIIIGHMCGNTDAAYHLKTLEWGVNIGFDRFGIQGLVGAPYDKERLITLIGLLNSGYEKQIMLSHDTVNYWMGRPPVLPEEVEKIMANWQPVYLFEEIIPKLKAAGISDETITILFEENPKSLFLSESRVKA
- a CDS encoding long-chain fatty acid--CoA ligase → MQTNHFQFWPKRVPYSLTIPETTIYDNLTVSAKRYPNKEAILYYGAKMTYKELLHEVDQTAAFLEQLHVKEGENVLLFMQNSAQFVISYYAILRANAVVVPINPMLTAEELSFYIKDCEIKTAIVGQELYEKVEPLVNTTTLTNVITVAYSHYAGNESDMPAEVALEAKRVNKPNHYTWEDAIHHSHVPGEYVRTIDDVAVMPYTSGTTGLPKGCIHPNRTLQANAVGASQWMNITADGMHLVTLPLFHVTGMLHSMHAPIYSGAPMVIMTRWDRSLAAKYIEQYEVANWVNISTMLIDFLSNPNLPNYSISSLKVLAGGGAPLPAAVGEKLYNLTGLRFIEGYGLSETISHTHFNPPDFPKLQCLGVPSFDVDARVIDPNTMKELGPGEPGEIIVNGPQVFNGYYNRDDENRSSFIELDGKSFFRTGDIGRYDEEGYFFMIDRVKRMVNASGFKVWPTEVESILYKHPAVQQACVVGVPDPRRGETVKAFVILNENDKGKVTEEEIIEWSKEQMAAYKYPRMIEFMDAFPTTSSGKILWRKLQDNERQKAEGVK
- a CDS encoding ABC transporter substrate-binding protein; amino-acid sequence: MRIGIKLFVYMVMLIGMIVVAGCAAGSVSNSSNEGASNTNEPKDTSKDTSADTTFENTVNIGFSGPLSGPAAYYGENTLSGLEMAADEINKEGFEVDGKKYGVNLVTLDDQYLPNETGTNARRLVQENDTPIVFVPHSGGVFATQVFNEQEEFLIAAYTSEPKIMEQDNSLTLGIPPAYSAYPEAFTNYQMERFGKKIAMLPTSSQYGKDWTEALKPVWKENGGEVVFEGSIDFSKDTDFFSIVTKALSNNPDVLFVGGPSQPTALVIKQARELGFEGGFMLMDQAKIEEIEPVLGGLDQLEGTIGALPIIDSDAPGAEEFISQYKERFDRIPTAEGAFNYQAMHVIVNAMSESGSVEDPTKIMESMDAAIQSLPDEKMVWHLTGIYNGGAFDWKPAIGAVEDGKVVKVEN
- a CDS encoding ABC transporter ATP-binding protein — protein: MLQLNNINVNYGASSVLHHISLEVKKGETVVLLGANGAGKSTIFRTISGLMKPASGDVVFMDRKLTGKSPHSLVKEGIVQCPEGRKLFPQMSVYENLKMGSFVHRKRRKEVEQSLKEVYSLFPILYDKRHEAAGSLSGGQQQMLAIGRALMAKPKVLLLDEPSLGLAPLIVEQMFHIIEDINEQGTTILLAEQNANAALQISNRGYVIESGKIVLEGSKEELLSNDQIRKAYIGA